Part of the Aquimarina sp. MAR_2010_214 genome is shown below.
AAATTATCCTTTAACATTGCAATTCCTGTTATATTATGTACCATTTTGTTTTTAAGTTATAACGCAGATGAAATCGTATTGTACGGTGAACAAGAAAGATATAACGACAAGGTAGTATTCTCTAAACAAACACGTTATCAAAAAATAACAATTACGCAATGGAAAGAACATTATTGGTTATATTTAAACTCAAGCAAACAACTTTGTACTTTTGATGAATTTTTATATCATGAACCTTTAGTACATCCGGTAATGAAACTTACTAAAGACCCTCGTAACGTGTTAATTCTTGGAGCTGGAGATGGTTGTGCTATCAGAGAAGTCTTAAAATATAAAAACGTACAACAAATCACACTAGTCGATATTGATCCTGAAATGACAAAAATTGGAAAATCCAATGAGATTTTCACAACGATGAATGATAGTGCATATTATGATCCCAAAGTAAAGGTAATTAATCAAGATGCATTTCAGTTTTTAGAAAATACTTCTGCATTCTACGATGTCATGATTCTGGATTTCCCAGACCCTAAAAGCATTGATCTAAACAGGGTATACACCAAGGAATTTTATCGGCTTTGCCATCGTAGATTAAGACCTTTTGGGCATATTATTACACAAGCTGTTAGTCCTTATTATACTACTAAGGCATTTCGATCTATCGAAAAAACAATAGGTGATTCAGGTTTTAATGCACTTCCAATTCGTAATCATGTGTATTCATTTGGAGAATGGGGCTGGGTAATTGGATCTAAACACGAAAGTAAAAGCAAACTCAAAGAACGGCTTTTGGATATGACCTTTGATGATATAGAGGTAGAATGGATCACCAATGAATCCATGAACTTGATGACCTCTTTTGGCAAAGATTTAATCAAAATAGATAGCGTAGAGGTAAATACGGTTCGCAATCCTGTACTCTATAAATATTATTTAGATGGCACATGGGCTAAATTTTTATAGGAGACATTCATGGATAGACGTCAATTTTTATATCTTAGTGGAGGACTGATCACTATCGCATCTTGCAAAAAATCAGATAGAGAGGTCAAATCCAGACCTAATTTCCCTATCCATATTGATTCAAACAGTGCTACAGGGCATCTCGTTAAATCTGCAGTTCAGTTACCAGTTACTACAACATTAACCACAGAAACACTAGTTGTAGGAGGAGGAATATCAGGAATGGCTGCGGCCTGTTCTTTATCATCAAATGATTTTATAGTTTGTGAATTAAACTCAAGCTTAGGAGGCACATCTAGTGCTTTATCTATTAATAATGTATTTTATTCTCAAGGAGCGCATTACGAACATACCTATTTACATAATTATGGATATGAAGGTTTAGAATTATTAAAAAAATTAGATGTTATAAAATTCAA
Proteins encoded:
- a CDS encoding FAD/NAD(P)-binding protein; its protein translation is MDRRQFLYLSGGLITIASCKKSDREVKSRPNFPIHIDSNSATGHLVKSAVQLPVTTTLTTETLVVGGGISGMAAACSLSSNDFIVCELNSSLGGTSSALSINNVFYSQGAHYEHTYLHNYGYEGLELLKKLDVIKFNSYTNLWNFVDQQHLVPSHQEEACYVHGEMKSSVLLNSELRKNFFDLIRSFRGKLPLPSTLISSELHYL